GGATCTAAGTTCACGGTGCTGCCTTCGCCCTCGGATGCTTGGGGTGCGATGTCGATTGAACTAGGCAATCCACCCGCTTGGATCACCGGCGACGATGACCACTTGCGAATTTTGCTTCGTCGCAGCGACGCGCGAGTCCGTTATGTGGCTCACTACGCGGGGTGGGGACCGGGCCAACTTGACGAAGAACTTAGAGTCGGCGGCTGGCTTGCCGGCGATGCCGATCCCGATTTGATCTTCGGAAACGCGGATGATGTTTGGGAGAAAGCCGTTAAGCAATGCGGGCAGCAAGTGCTGAGTGAAATTGCACCAGGCGTTGCCTTTGGTGACCCTAGTTTGAACTAACACTTTTCGAATAATTCGCTAGACTTGACGTTTGATTTTTGATCATCGTCGTTGGTTGTTCCGCATCAAAGGCTGGAATGACACTCTCTTTTTTCTAGCAAGGTGTATCGATGCGAAGGTTCGTGATTGGTGACATTCACGGATGCGATAAAGCGCTGCGAACAATCATCGATACGATCGCTCCCAATCCCTCCGACGAAATCATCTTTCTTGGCGACTACATCGATCGTGGCCCCAATTCCAAAGGGGTGATTGAACAGCTACTGAAGCTCACGAGCGAATGCCAAGTGATCACGTTGCGTGGCAATCATGAAATCATGCTTCAAGGCGTGGCCCTGCATGGTCTCGACGAACAATTGTGGTTAGCCAACGGAGGTCGGGCGACGCTTACCAGCTACGGTGGAAAAATTGCCAAGATCCCTGATTCGCATATGGATTTTTTTCATGGCTTGCGAGCGTATCATGAAACTGGCGAATCCATCTTCGTGCATGCTGGGTATGATCACTCGCTCGAAATGCATCGACAACCCGAGATGAACACCTATTGGATGCACCTAGCATTCCCGTTTCCGCCGCCTCACGTCAGCGGAAAACGAGTGTATGTGGGTCACTCGCCACAAGGTTCTGGCGACATCCTTGATTTGGGTCACCTAGTTTGCCTGGACACTTATTGCTTCGGTGGGGGATATCTAACCGCGTTCAACCTCGACACTCTTGACTGCATTCAAGCGGACCGGCACGGGCACTTGCGAAGAGCGCCGTTTGCAATCGTCGGGGATGGCATCAAGCGGCTGGCGTCTCGCCTTGGAGCAACGTATCGGAAATTCAGCAAAGACAAGACGGAACCAGACGACGATCCGACGCCTGATGCTAAGGAAAGCTAGTCAAAGTTACTCGGCGAGCAATATCTCGATTGTGTCTCTCATTTGCTGTTCACCCGGTGTGCCGTTCCAGTTCAACTCACCTTGCCACCATCGCCGCAAAAAGCCTTCCTTGTCGATCAAATAAACCGTCGGCCACATCGTATTGTGCCAGGCTTTCCAGTTCGAACTCTCCGCATCCAGCATGGTAGGAAATTCAAACCCATCGTTCTTCACCGCTGCGGAAACCTTTTCTAGTCGTCGTTCCGCCGGAGTCTCCGGCGTCTGAATCCCGATCACGACCAAACCGTCATCTTCGTAATCTTTGTGCCATGCTTTGTAGTGCGGAAAATTGCGTTGACAGTTGATGCATTGAAACGCGTAAAAATGAACAGCCACGACTTTGCCCCTTAATTCGGACAAGGTCAACGGTCCCCCCTGTATCCAGGTCACACCATCGTCTTCAAGTTCTGGTGCTAGAGGGTACATTCGCTTGATCTTGCCAAAGTCAAAAGGTTTACCCGTTAGCTTACTTAGCATCGCTCGTTGGTTCTCATTGAGCGTCGCCACCATGTGAGTTCGCTCTTCTTTCTGCAACGCCTCGACACGCTTGCCTGCGGCACGGTTGTCAATCTTGCCATCGAACACCTCTTTCTGAACAGCAGCCGCTTCCGTTTCCGTTTTCGCAGCCGCTTCGTTGAAACGACTCAGTTGGTCGTCGCTGATGTCCAACTCGTCGACGACATCCTGGCGAAGCACCATCCGAGTTCCCAAGGCCTGACGTTCGAGTTGCCGTAATCGGTTTGACTGTTGTGGAGTCAACGTATCAGCCAACCGCGATCTCAATGCGTCAGTAAGTTCGTTAATGACTCGCGTTTGCTCAGCGGGCTGCAAGTTCCGTGCACGAAACCACGGACCATCAATTTCGGGCAACTGGCCAAGCACCGTTCCAACCTGATCCGACGACAACGACAATTCTTCGTGTATCGCGGTATCGCGAATCATTTGAAGCAGCACAGGCTGCAATTGGACCTTGTCGACAGCCAAGGCGTCCGAACAGCTAACAACGCTAAAGAGAAGGCAAGTAAGACTGCCCAGTATGCTTCGAGGCATTCAATTCCACCCTTCATCGAAAGTTTTATCGGAGATCACGCTCGTGGACTGGGATGACCGATTGGGATGGCTATCCGCCAAGATCGCAAGTCACCCAAGATTTCGAGTTCCCAACCACGGCGTATCAGGAACCAAGCTCACTTAATTTAGTGTATCCGATCTCATTGGCCTCGCGATTTCACTACAATCGAAGCACTCAATTAACCTGATCTATCACCAAACATTCATCATCAAGAACCGAAACGAAGAACATGAAAATTGCTATTCTTACCAGCATCTTATTTCTCGGCATCGTGATTGGCATGGCTCCACTTCCTGCATTGGCACAAGATGAATCTGAGCGTGTGCTCCGTCACGCCGTATTCTTCAAGTTCAAAGAAACTTCCAGCGAAAAAGATATTCAATCAGTCGTCGATGCGTTCGTTGCTCTACCGACCAAGATTGATTCGATTGTTAATTTCCAATGGGGAACAAACAACAGTCCCGAAGGTCTCGATGATGGATTCACTCACGCGTTCCTGCTAACGTTCAACGACGAAAGCGGACGAGAAGAATACCTCCCTCATCCAGCGCACAAAGAATTCGGCAACGTCCTTCGCCCTCACATGGCCGACGTTTTTGTCGTCGATTACTGGGGAAGCAAGTCAACCGAGGACCTTCAAGGCGAGATCAAGCACGCCGTGTTCTTCAAGTTCAAAGACGACGCATCGAGCGAAGCCGTGAAGAACGTCGAAGATGCCTTTGCGGCGTTGCCGTCAAAGATCGATACGATCAAGGCATTTGAGTGGGGAACGAACAATAGCCCGGAAACTCATGACGATGGATTCACCCATTGCTTCATGGTTACGTTTGCCGACGACGACGGTCGCAAAGTCTACCTGCCTCACCCCGATCACCAAGCGTTCGTGAAGGTACTCGGCCCTGTACTCGACAAGGTCCGCGTCATTGACTTTCAAGTAACGCCTAAGTAATTCGTCGTCGATCCATGAATGCACTCTCGATCCATGAATGCACTCTCGGGCCTTGAATGCACTCTCGTGCAGTATCCCGTCGAGAATGGATCAAATCGCGTTCTAGCGAGGATACGGCAGGCCCTGCATTGCCTGAAGGATTCGTTCGCTGACACCAAGATTGTGCAACTCAATGATCTCTGCAACGCTGACTTCGTGATCCATACCGCGATGTTGGAGTTGTTGAACAATGATGTTCTCGCTCAATCCGCTGTGCAACATTCCCAGCACATCTTGCGTCCCCATCGGTTGTGGACCGTGGGGAACGGCCACGTGAGGAACAACGACCGAAGGACTGTAAATCGGTTGGGGATAGACCGGTTGCGGGTAAACGGGTTGTGGCCCGTAGTAAGGTTTGTATTCGCGATAGATGTGATGATCGGAATGATGTCCGCTGTGGTAGCGATGGTTGTGTTCAATTCGCTGGTCTTTGGCATCGCCAATGGCACCACCGGCAACTGCACCAACGGCACCACCGATCAAGGCTCCCGCCGTTTCATTGTTCCCTTTGTCTCCGATCGCGACGCCAATGGCAGCACCTGCGAGACCGCCCAGTAGAGCTCCGCGACGACGATGAGTGCGATTTTGAGCGTCGGCGCTCTGCGCAACCATTGCGAACAACAGAACTAAAACGGTGATACGAATTTTCATGGCGTGGATTACTTTGGCAATCGAGTGAACAACCGTGAGTGACTACTCAGGCTGTGCCACCGTGTTAACGGGAGTAGTGGTTTCGCGAATTAGAATGCTCGGTCCGTAGACCTTCTCCATTCGCTCAGGCGAAAGAAGGTTCTCTTGCATGACGGATGGAGTATTCACCCGTTGCGTCGGAGTCGACTGGGTGGCACGCTGACTCGGCGTGTTGTAACGCGAGGTCGTTCGGCGGCCAAATGGGTTACGTGCTTCAGTGACAGTCGCAAATCCAGCGACCAAAATCAGACCGATGAATAGTCGTTTCTTCATCTCTCTTCCTTGGATCAGGGGTTAGGTTACCGCCCTAACTCTTACACGCATTTCACCGCCAAGACGCTTCTTCACTTAGATTGACCTGAACGTTCAGGGATTATTTGACACCCATCACGATTGTATCGATTGAACTTGTTGAAGCATCAGCTCTAACCTAGCCCCATCTCCGTCGAACCGTTTTGTATATTGAGCGGCTCGAACGGAAGCCATTTCTCTGGAGATACCCCATGACACGCCCGCTTAGTAAGATTGCCCCAAGTTGGTGGGACTACACAACCCTTGACCCAACGCTGCTAGCTGATGCGGCCAAACTCTCAGCCGAAGACCTATCGTCGATGTCACGCCCAGGATTTTCGGTTCGTATCATCGATACCCTCGAAGAGTTCTACCTAGCCGAAGCACTCGAGTACATCAACGCGTGGAAGCAATCCACCGATGATCGACCTACCGGCATCTGCGGGCCAATCGGTCCGACCGAACAATTGCCTCTGGTTGCCCGTTTAGTCAACGACCTTGAGATCGACATTCGTGCTGCCCACTTCTGGGGCATGGACGAATGGGTTGATGAGCATGGCAAGCCTGTCTCAATCGAGCACCCGTTGAGCTTTGCCAAAGCGGACATGGAAATGTGCTTCAACAAGATCAATCCCAAATTGCGAATGCCTGACTCTCACTTGCATTTCCCCGCCGGGGACCTAGACGCCTACTCCAAGACGTTTGACGAAATCGACTGCTTGGTGATGCAGGGCGGACAAGGCGAAGTCAAACATTGGGCGTTCAATGACCCGCCGAAACGAGAAGGCGAGCATCTCAATGCGCCGCCATCAGCCGCCGAGTATCGTCAGCTTAAGACTCGCGTGACCGACTTGCACCCCATGACGATCATTCAAAACGCTCGCACCAGTGGTGGTGGCCAAGTTGCACTCGTGCCCACTCAAGCGGCCACGGTCGGACCAGTTGAAACTTGGAAATCGAAATGCGTTTCCATTTGGCAAGCCGGCATGCACGACAACCCATTCGGCATCCGCCTTACCACGCTGATGATCTCGCAGGGCATCGCTGATGCCTCGGTTCCGATGTCGCTGCTGGCCGAACACGACGATGTCTGTTTCACGCTTCTTCGATCTGGTATCGGGGTTTGCGAAACCGAAATGCACTAACTCAGCGATGCAAAATCGCTGAGCCAACCTAGCGAAACGACAAATCAGTGTTGGTGATGTCCCCACGACGTGTAGCCGCCACTGACGTTTGCTACATCAAACCGGTGTTGCATAAGGATTCGTGTTGCCACATATCCTCGCTGTCCCACTTTGCAGTACGCGTTAATCTTCTGACCTTGCGGCAATTCTGATTTTCGTTCGCGAAGACTTTCCAGTGGGATATTGGTGGCCCCGGGAATATGCCCTGCTGCAAACTCACTCTCGCTTCGAACATCGAGCAAGAACGCACCGTTGTCGCCAGCCAAAGCGTTTGCGTGAACTAAAGGTTGATCACCGCGAACGACTCCCGAAGCAACAAACCCAGCCATGTTCACTGGATCTTTTGCGTGTCCGTATTGCGGCGCGTAGCACAACTCGACCTCTTCCAAATCGAATACCGTCATGCCCGCTTGAATCGCCATCGCGATCACGTCGATTCGTTTGTCGACGCCGCTAGTTCCTACGCACTGAGCCCCCAAAACCACGCCGGATTTTGGATCGAAAAGTAACTTTAATGTCAGCGGTTGAGCACCGGGATAGTAACCAGCATGATCCGATGGGTGGATGTAAACCTTCTCGTAAGCGATTGAACTTCGCTGTAGTACTTTTTCGCTAAGCCCCGTCATTGCAGCCGTCATACCAAATACGCCAACAATCGCCGTTCCCTGTGTCCCTCGATAACTCGACTCGCGACCAAAAATATGATCTGCGGCAATGCGGCCCTGACGGTTGGCTGGACCGGCAAGAGGTATTTGAATCGGCGTCTTTGACACAAAACACTGCACTTGCGAAACATCGCCGACCGCGTAAATGTCTGGATCACTCGTCTGCATATGCTCGTTCGTCACAACTCCACCGCGGGGAGCGCATTCGATTCCTGAATCGACTGCCAACTTGCTCTCCGGACGCACTCCGATGCTAACGACCGCAAAATCAGCTTCCATCGTTTCGCCAGACTTCAAAAGCATTCGCAAACCGCCTTGCGTCTCTTCAAAACGTTCGACCGAATCATTCAAGCGAATATCGACACCCTGCGCTCGCATATGAGCATCAATTGAGCCAATCATCTCGCGATCCCATGGTGTCAGAATTTGATCACCAAGTTCGACTAATGTGACGTGAATGCCTCGCGATACGAGGTTCTCAGCGACTTCAATGCCGATAAACCCACCGCCGACGATTACCGCTCGCTTGGCCGTGGAAGTGACCACCGCATGCATGCGGTCAGCATCCGCCAAGTCTCGCAATTCCATCACTCGCGAACTTTCAATTCCAGGAATCGCTGGCCGGAACGAAGCGGCACCCGTAGCGATAACCAGCTTGTCATAGGATTCAAGATAAGATTCGTTCGAATCAAGATTTCGAACATGAACAATGTGTTTTTCTCGATCGATTTGCGTCACTTCACTGCGCGTTCGCACGTCAAGACGGTGACGCTCTCTCAACATCTTCACCGGTGCAACCAGAAGTTTCTGACGAGACTCGATCTTTCCACCGACATAGTAAGGCAACCCACAGTTCGCAAAAGAAGGATGTTCGCCTCGTTCCAGGACAACAATCTCAGCTGTCTCGTCCAGCCGCCTAGCTCTCGCGGCCGCAGAAGCTCCTCCGGCAACGCCGCCAATGATCACAATTTTCATACTAACAACTTAGGTAATAGTTTTCCGGTACGCTCACGATGAATCTAGATTTCGAACCACGCCACTTAAACAGTTGCCTCAGTTGCGCAGGCCGCGCCATCGCTGCATTGGTTCCAAGGCATCTTTGCCAACAGCATTCCCATGCCACAGGTGTCGGTGACTCCGGCAAATGTTAATCCAGCACCGATGAATGCAGGAACGCCGGCCCACAGAGCATTGCTGGTGACAATCGCAGCCAGCGATCCGGCAAACGCCAGCGATCCGGCGGTAATGCGAACCTGCCGCTCGAGCGATATTGCTTTCTTGCCTCGCAAGACAGGCAATCCCGCCGCATCCCATGCGGAAGTGCCTCCGTCGACGCTAACCACACTATCCGCCCCGGCGTCAATGAATTGCTGACACGCCTTTGATGATCGTCCACCCGACTTGCAGATCACGTAAAGGACATCGTTGCTAGATTTGCGATGATTCTCGACCATCGTTTTGAACGGTGGCGAATCAAGAGGAACGTTCTGAGCGCCAATCGCGTGAACTTCACGGAACTCGACAGGCGTGCGAACATCGATTAAACGAATAGGCCCAATACTTTGTTTCTTGGCTAGTTCGTGAACGCTAATGGTTTGCATCGGATGTCTCCTAAGGGAATCAGCGAGGGCTCGCGACTATGCGAGAAAGAATACTGAAGGGCGAATTGTCCAATATCGCTATCGCACAAAGCGGTTTTCAACACACGCCATCAATTGCTGGAGATGTGGTTCGGCGATTTCATAGTAGACGTGTCGACCTTGACGTTCGCTGGTCAAAAAACCGCAGCGTTGCAGCAACCTAAGATGCTCGGATCCGACATTGTCGGGAATCTCACAATCCTCGGCCAACTCGCCAACCGAGTAGCGACCACTCAGCAAGAGTTGCACAATTCTCAATCGCACCGGATGAGCGAGCGTTTTCAAGCACTCAGCCGCTTCAGTGAATTCCTGAACCGAGCCTTTGGGCTTTACTTGCTGAGATTTCGCTTGCTGTTTCGTCTTCGATTTTGATGAGTTCGCCATTGGTTCTCCCTACGCCCTGAGATCATCATATCGACATATTACGATATGTCCATCATCACTTTGAATCGTTTTTGCAGAAGTTTCCGGTTCTCAAGCTATTCGCGACGTCCATTCCGCTCGGTCGATCACATCGCTGATAAACATCTGCTGAGCAACGAGGATGGATTCGTGCAACTGCTCGGCCGTCACGGAACCTGCTTTGTTGGACACATCAAGCGTTCCGGTGGCGTCGCTTAAAAATTCAACGGCATAGCCACGATGAAACGCTTGACGCGCAGTGGTGTCGCAGCATACCTGAGTCATGTAGCCAGCGATGCAGACAGTGTCGACATCGTTCGCTTTCAGGAAGTCATCGAGATCAGTATTGGTGAATGAACCTGGGAGTTGCTTATCGACAAGCAAGTCGCGCGGTCGCGATTCGACTTCCTCGAGCAGTTGCCACATATCGCTTCCATGCCGAAACATGGGCGAATCGGGATCGGGCTGATGATGCCTTACCACGACCGTCGGGATTTTTGCTTTTGCAGCATCGTCCATGACTGCAAGAATCGCTTCCAAATGGCCCGCGGGATGGCGGATCGGCAGTGCACCGTCAAAGTATTCTCTTTGAACATCAATCACAATGAGTCCGCGTTTCATCATTGACCCTTTCATAAGTTTGTAATGCGTGATCCAACGGGAACGCACTTCGCATAACGTTGGACCGAGGCATCATGATCGCCTTTAAGCTTTGCTCATCATACCCGTTCAGCTACACAAGCGTCCCCATGTGATCGCCCACGCGAGCGTATAGTTCCCGCTGTTGTTGAGAATTTTGGATCAGATCCTCGTCGAACTGAATGCGACCTGGTTCAAATATCAAGATGGTCGATGATCCTCCGAAGCGGAAGTAACCCTTCTCATCTCCCTTGCCAACCATCGCGCCCTCGTTGAACGTTTGGCAGATTCCGCCCACACAAGTTGCACCAATTTCCAACAACAAAACGTCGCCGAACGCTTCAGTTTCCAATACTGTTATGCAACGTTTGTTCGTGGCCAGGATCTGGATGTTCTGCCAAAGCGCAATGGGATTTACCGAATACAACGGGCCGTTGATAAGTCGCGTGCGACCGGCATGTCCCGCCGCAGGAAAGTGAAAGCGATGATAGTCGACCGGGCAAAGTCGAGAGAGCAGCAAACTTCCGCTGGCATAAGTCTCGGCGAGTTGGTCGTCATCAAGTAGCTTTGCCAAGTCAAACATTTCGCCCTTCACAAATAAACCTTCACACCGAGACAAGTCGGGAACACAAAGGTGACGACCATCGGCAGGGAAGACCACCGATGATGGGTCTGGATCAATCGGGCGTGCCTCGGGCTTGAGTTTGCGAAAGAAGAATTGGTTGAAATTATCGAACTCAGACGGCTCACGCAAGAACTCTCCCGCATCAAGGCCAAACTCTTTGATGAAGGGAGCAATCTTGTCTTTAGATACCGGGCGATCCATTCGCCATCCATACCAATGCGAAAACAGAGGCCGCTTAACCAACGTGTGTAACGCTGACTTTCCCAAAGCTGTGCCGTACGTCCAGCGAAGAAACTTGTCGCCGTAGACCTCTTCGATGCATGTCTCGCGACGATACCGATCGTAATAGACGATTTCGTCCATGAATGCATGAACCCGTTGGAAGTGAAAGTCTAAAAATGAAAACCAAGCGACCGCAAACGTGAATCGAGACTGCCGCTAGTACACCACCGCAATGTCGTCACGACTTTGCAATTTGCTTCGTTTCGTTCGCGATCGCGTGCTGATCGTTTCGTCCGACATGGAACTCGACAGCGACCAAGCATAACGACGCTGACAGAATTGCGTGCGGCGAATTGTAGTGGAACAGAGGACGAAAGGCATCCGCCTTACCTATGCAATCGCAACAGGTCGCTGCAACGGTTGTCTGAACTAACAGAAGCGAGTTTGCACGTCATGGATTGCCAACACTAACAGGAACTATCAATGCGTTCACCTCGAATCACTTTTCGCTACACAGCTTCGCTGAGCTGGATTTATTTTGCGAACCCGGAATCCATCAGATCGCTCCCAGTAGTGGTACCGAACTTACCCGCTGTCACACCGAACAATTATCGGAGAGACCCTAGCGGTGTATTCTTCTGAGCGATCCAGGTGACTTCTATACTTCTGCGCTATCAACGTTCATTCCAAGGTCTACCTCCAGCGGTTTGGAGCTTGGCGCTGGTGATGCTTGTCAATCGTAGCGGAGCGATGGTGATTCCGTTTCTATCGCTGTACCTCGCGCACGAAATGGGCTGGGGTGAACTATTCGCAGGAAAGTCAATCGCAGTCTACGGCGCCGGCGCTTGCGTTGGTGCATACCTAGGCGGTCGACTTGCAGCGTGCATTGGCGCGCAGCGAGTTCAACAGTATTCGTTGCTAGGAAACGCGATCGGTCTTTGCGTACTTTCGATGATGGATACCAAGGCCAGTATTCTGGTGACCCTCTTTTGCCTGAGTGTTGTTTCCGAAGCCTTTCGTCCTGCCAACGTAACGGCAATCTGTGAATCGGTGCCGGACCACCTCCAACGCCGCGCTTTCGCCTTGAATCGAATGGCGATCAATCTCGGCTTCACACTCGGACCAGCAATTGGCGGTGTCTTGGCAGGTATTAGCTACTCGATGCTGTTCTACGTCGATGCGGCATCCTGCATCGGTGCAGCATTCGTCTTGATCCGATCGAAACATCTTGGACGTTGTCACAAGGCTCGGCCAGCGGAGGTTCACAATGTGTTGGACAATGCTGACGGCATGACTTTAGTTCGACCTTTTCACTTTGCCGCCTTCTTAGGTCTCTCATTGCTCGTTTTCCTGATCTTCTTCCAATTGATGAGCACCTACCCAATCTACTTGAGAAACCAACTCGGGATGCTCGAGTGGCAGATCGGGTCACTCATGTCCATCAACACCCTCATGATTGTCGCTTTCGAAATGGTGTTGGTAGAGTCGATGCAGAAGTATCAATCCTTGTCCGTGATGGCTTTGGGTGTCTTCATACTCTGCGAAGGTTTCGCGCTGCTTAGCGTTGGTGGCGGAGCGGGAATCGCAATCGCAGCGTTGGTCGTGTGGACGATTGGCGAAATGATGGTGATGCCCGTGATGATGACATTTGTGGCCCAATCATGCGAACCGAACTATCGCTCACGACGCATCGGAGTGTACTCAACGACGCTATCGGTTGCGTTTGTGCTTGCGCCGTTGCTTGGTGCGTGGTGCTATTCCATTTACCCAGCTTTTATTTGGTGGCTCGCGGCCCTGATAGGTCCCATCGCAAGCTTGGGTTTACTGCAACTTCGATTCGAAATCGATCGAGGCTGCGGCGTGAATGAACCTTCCGTAGTTCAGTCGCGAGAACAGGCAATTCGCGAATTACGCGTAGACATGATTGATCCACATGTCTAGCTGCAAACTGCTACCAACGAATCAACTTTCGGGGTGTTCAGTTTCCATGTCTTGCAGAAGCAAGTTTAGTGCGCCGACCGACATGCTTATTTCCCGTAGCAGGACAGCGAGCGATCCTACCATCAAAATTAGGCTTAAAGCAAAGACGATCTTACCCACTACCACTAACCCGGCGAACAACAATCCCATGCAAACGGTACATGACAACAAGCTTGAAACGCCTAGCGTCTGCATGTCACGGATTAGATTGACCCGTTTTCGTAGATTGGCAATTTGCGCTGCTGCAATCGGATCGGACGTCGCTAAGTACTCGACGTGCAACTTACGTATGATCGAAGCCAAAGTCAGGAAGCGATTGGTGTAAACCAATAGCAACAAGGAAATTGTCGAAAATAGTAGCGCGGGTGTGGTGAGTTCAATGTTCACGTTCGATCCTTCTTCGTTTGGTCAAGCATTCGCTTCTCAGCGCTGCTTGGCTCGCTCTTCTTTGCGAGCAGGAAAATCAACAACGACAAGTTTTTGATTTGGCTCATCCCAAGCGTATTCTTGGTAGTACGGAAGCATAGGCAGCCGGATGCCATTTCCACTACCTGGCTTGATGATTTCGGCCATGAATGTTGGGTGATCCAGAGGTTCAGGATCACGAATGCTGCTGGCGTTGCGAAGCTGAATTGCTTTTTCAACACCCATACCACCGATCTTTCCGACCGATGTGCGATACGCTCCCGCACTTGCCAACAATGGATTGGAAGTCTCTACCGACGTACTCGCCAACACAGCCCCATTAGCGATCGCTTCTTCAAGAACGAGGACATTCTGAGTCGTCTTGCCAATTATTTCGCGGGGTGTCGCTTCTTCCGCAGTCACGCCGGGAGTCGTTGATTCTTTCGTTTTGTCGGCCTGAGATGCAGTGGGCATGCAACCGGCAAGCATAGAACAAGTCACGATTCCGACGGCGTACAGAGATTTCATTTGAGCGTCCCGAGTTTGAAGAAGAGTTAGGATTCGCAACCAGTAGGCAGCGAGTTCAACTTGGCGAAACGTACCTCCGTTCGCCAACATACTGCACCATATTCACGTTGTAGGCAACGAGCATTTACTTATGGTTGATCATTTTACGGATGCCATGATCAAGGGCATCGATTTGCGCTTTCGCTTTGTCCATCGGCAAACCCTTAGCAACGCCGGGTCGTTGATGACCGACGTGGTCAAGCCATGCCAAGTGCATCACGCCTTGCCGTTTGCGGACAAGATTCGTCAATTCGTCGTTGGTCG
This region of Rubripirellula amarantea genomic DNA includes:
- a CDS encoding phosphatidylserine decarboxylase encodes the protein MDEIVYYDRYRRETCIEEVYGDKFLRWTYGTALGKSALHTLVKRPLFSHWYGWRMDRPVSKDKIAPFIKEFGLDAGEFLREPSEFDNFNQFFFRKLKPEARPIDPDPSSVVFPADGRHLCVPDLSRCEGLFVKGEMFDLAKLLDDDQLAETYASGSLLLSRLCPVDYHRFHFPAAGHAGRTRLINGPLYSVNPIALWQNIQILATNKRCITVLETEAFGDVLLLEIGATCVGGICQTFNEGAMVGKGDEKGYFRFGGSSTILIFEPGRIQFDEDLIQNSQQQRELYARVGDHMGTLV
- a CDS encoding MFS transporter yields the protein MTSILLRYQRSFQGLPPAVWSLALVMLVNRSGAMVIPFLSLYLAHEMGWGELFAGKSIAVYGAGACVGAYLGGRLAACIGAQRVQQYSLLGNAIGLCVLSMMDTKASILVTLFCLSVVSEAFRPANVTAICESVPDHLQRRAFALNRMAINLGFTLGPAIGGVLAGISYSMLFYVDAASCIGAAFVLIRSKHLGRCHKARPAEVHNVLDNADGMTLVRPFHFAAFLGLSLLVFLIFFQLMSTYPIYLRNQLGMLEWQIGSLMSINTLMIVAFEMVLVESMQKYQSLSVMALGVFILCEGFALLSVGGGAGIAIAALVVWTIGEMMVMPVMMTFVAQSCEPNYRSRRIGVYSTTLSVAFVLAPLLGAWCYSIYPAFIWWLAALIGPIASLGLLQLRFEIDRGCGVNEPSVVQSREQAIRELRVDMIDPHV
- a CDS encoding DUF2721 domain-containing protein — protein: MNIELTTPALLFSTISLLLLVYTNRFLTLASIIRKLHVEYLATSDPIAAAQIANLRKRVNLIRDMQTLGVSSLLSCTVCMGLLFAGLVVVGKIVFALSLILMVGSLAVLLREISMSVGALNLLLQDMETEHPES